The proteins below are encoded in one region of Neofelis nebulosa isolate mNeoNeb1 chromosome 17, mNeoNeb1.pri, whole genome shotgun sequence:
- the EIF3K gene encoding eukaryotic translation initiation factor 3 subunit K, with the protein MAMFEQMRANVGKLLKGIDRYNPENLATLERYVETQAKENAYDLEANLAVLKLYQFNPAFFQTTVTAQILLKALTNLPHTDFTLCKCMIDQAHQEERPIRQILYLGDLLETCHFQAFWQALDENMDLLEGITGFEDSVRKFICHVVGITYQHIDRWLLAEMLGDLTDSQLKVWMSKYGWGADESGQIFICSQEESIKPKNIVEKIDFDSVSSIMASSQ; encoded by the exons ATGGCGATGTTTGAGCAGATGAGAGCGAACGTTGGCAAGTTGCTCAAGGGTATCGACAG GTACAATCCTGAGAATCTGGCCACGCTGGAGCGGTACGTGGAGACACAGGCCAAGGAGAATGCCTATGATCTGGAAGCCAACCTGGCCGTCCTGAAGCT GTACCAGTTCAACCCAGCCTTCTTTCAAACCACGGTGACCGCCCAGATACTGCTAAAGGCCCTCACCAACCTGCCCCACACCGACTTCACACTGTGCAAGTGCATGATCGACCAGGCACAT CAAGAAGAACGACCAATCCGACAGATCTTATACCTCGGGGACCTGCTGGAGACCTGCCACTTCCAGGCCTTCTGG CAAGCCCTGGATGAAAATATGGACCTCCTGGAAGGTATAACTGGCTTTGAAGACTCCGTCCGAAAAT TTATCTGCCATGTTGTGGGCATCACTTACCAGCACATTGATCGCTGGCTACTGGCCGAGATGCTCGGGGATCTGACCG ACAGCCAGCTAAAGGTGTGGATGAGCAAATATGGCTGGGGCGCTGATGAGTCGGGCCAGATCTTTATCTGTAGCCAGGAGGAGAGCATCAAGCCCAAGAACATCGTGGAGAAGATCGACTTTGACA GTGTGTCCAGCATCATGGCCTCCTCACAGTAA